The Fundidesulfovibrio putealis DSM 16056 sequence AGCGTTCACGTAAGAGTGCGTCGAGCTCGACCAGGTCGGTGCGAATTTTGGCGATAGCGGCCGTCGAGAGGCTGTCGGCTGAGGTACGAATTCGGTCAATGAGAGATGCCAACTCCACATGTTCGGTCCTGAGGCGATTCGCTTCATTGATCTCAAGCACGCCTTGGCCTCTACGCAGAGGTGGTATTCTCAACACCCTAAGAGCGTTCACAATCACTGTTACATCGATAGCCTCCTGGAAGAGAGCGCCAGCAATTGGGGGCAGGAACCCAAGCGCAGCGACGAGCATGCCTATCATTGATAATCCCATGCCCGCCAGGACACTTTGCACTGCAATCGCCCGAGTGCGCTTGGCGAAGTGCAATGCTTCGGCGACCCGGTCCAGTCGGTCGATCAAGAGCACGATACCGGCGGCCTCAGATGAGGCGGCCGCACCACGCGCTCCCATGGCAACCCCGACATCGGCCACTGCAAGGGCTGGAGCGTCATTCACTCCATCTCCGACCATGATCGTCGGACCATATTTCAACGAACGCTTTATCGCTTCCAATTTGCCAGCAGGCGTTTGCTCAGCCAGGACTTCATCCACCCCCAGGATTTCGCCGATTGGTTCTGCTACCTCACGACAGTCGCCGGTGAGCATGACGATCCGTTCAATCCCGGCCTTGCGCAGAAGGCGAAGTGCCCGCGCCGACTCGGGCCTGATTTCATCTGCTAAGAGCATGGCTCCGGCTATCTTGCCGTTGATGCCCACGAAGACTCCTGTGGCACCTTCGTAACCCATGCGCTTGATGAAGTGAGGGGTCCATGCAGCCATCTGAACTCTTTCACGAACGTATGCGTGGCTGCCAACAACAACCAGGTTGCCGTTAACCATGCCTGTGATGCCGGAACCGGGTTTCTCATCGACTTCAGAGGGCAGGGTCAACTCCAAGTCGCGCGCTCGCGCGTGACTGACTACCGCGTCCGCCAGCACATGCTGTGATGTCTGATCCAGCGAGGCTGCCAAGCGGAGAATTTCGTCTGCGGAAAAGTTAGGTCCGCATTCGATGGAAATGAGACGGGCCTGCCCCTGAGTAAGCGTACCTGTCTTATCGAAAAAGAGCATTCGCGCCTGGGCAAATCTTTCCAGAATACCGCCACCTTTGATCAAAACACCTCGCGTGGCACAACGCGACATCCCCGAGACAACAGCGACGGGCACTGCCAGGATGAGAGGGCAAGGGGTGGCGACGACAAGAACCGCGAGTGCCCGTATGGGGTCCTCGGACAGCAACCAGGCGACAGCTGCGACTACGATCGACATCGGGACGAAAAGCAAAGCGTAACGGTCGGCTAGGCGAGAGGCAGGGGCCTTGGCCCGCTGGGCCGCTTCGACGAGGCGCACAATCCCAGAAAACGTGCTCTCTTCGGCCGAGGTTGCGGCGACCAGGTCGAATGGCCCAGCCGCATTTATGCAGCCGCTCTGCACGGAGTGACCCGGCTCGCGACGGATGGGCAATGGTTCGCCGGTTAGAGCTGCTTCATCAAGCACAGCCGTCCCGGCGGCCACAATCCCGTCGACCGGCACGACCTCCCCGGGACGGACAAGAAGACGGTCACCCACACGCACTTCTGAGATGGGGACCTGAACCAGATTTGTTGTGTCGTACTTGGTGGCCGTTCTAGGGGCTCGGCTCAACAACGCTGACATTTCCCGTCGAGCCCGAGTCTCCGCATAACCTTCAAGGGCTTGCCCACTGGCGAACATCAAGGCGATTACTGCCGCAGCAAGGTGTTGGCCAAGGATCAGCGCACCTCCGATGGATAGAAATGCTATGATGTCCAGCCCTGCGTCACGCCGTAACAGGCGAGTGACCATGCCAACAAGGAGGCTCACAAGGACAGGGGCCGAGCCTGCCGTCCACGCCAATTTGGCCCAATCCGTTCGCCCAAGCTGATAGGCCAGCAATCCACCGGCGCACGCCGCAGCAGCAAGTACAAGGATCGCCAGATTTGCAGTAAGTTTCCTGTCCAAGGACAGATCCTCTTCAGTTGCTCGAGGAGTGTGCCAGATGATCACTGTACAAACAACAGCTCTGTTTCCCCAATAATTCCCATTGACAAAGAATTAATAGAGCACGGTTATTTGTTAAAGTCTGAGCAAAGAACTTGCTCATCCCATGGGTTTTGGGGCGTTTTCGCACCTACCTCTTTGCACTTTTCATAGTAACACATTGAACAAAAATCGTAATCGCACATGTCAGTCCGGATCATTACCTCTGCGACCCCATCATACTTCCTTCCAAAAAGAGATTCGAGGTCAGCAACCACACTGTGAGCTTCCTCAAATGAGAGTTGCTTCGGCAGAACAAGATGAAAATCAATATGAATAAATCTCCCTGCGCGCCAAGCACGGAGCTTATGTACTGAAATCCATTCAGAACGTCTGTTACTATTTAAAAGAGTGCAAATTTCTTTGACCAACGTGTGGTCAGCCTCATTCATAAGACCTTTAACTGATTCCCTGGCAAGTCCATACCCCGTCCAAAGGATATTAATCGCAACGATGCAAGCGATCAGCCCGTCCATCCAAAGCCAATTCGTGAGCAATACTACGGCGAGGCCAATCAAAACGCCAGCAGTGGTGTAGACATCAGTGAGAACATGTTTCCCGTCGGCTACGAGGGTAATCGAATTAGTTGATCGCCCTTGCCTTATTAAAAACAACCCCAGTGCTAAATTCATCGCTGATGCTACCACGGAAACTAAAAGACCATAATCAAGGCGAGTGAGTTCTTCTGGCTCTAAAATCTTTGGAAAGGCAGTATACAAGATACAGCCCGCTGCGATTATTATCAAAACTCCTTCAAGTAATGCGGAAAAATATTCAACTTTTCCATGCCCGTAGGGATGATTCGCGTCTGGTGGAGTTTTCGCCAGATGGATACTCCACATGGCAAATGCGCTGGCTATGACATTGATTATGGATTCCAAGGCATCAGAAAGCAATGCCGCAGAATTCGTTGCATAGTACGCAACGAATTTAAACAGTAAAATAATCACGCCCGCGGCAAAAGAAATTCTAATCGCCCGCTGTTGCGACCTTCCAATTTCAAGCATTGACAAAATCCTATCAAAAATGTTTAAAAGTCGAGGATGTCTCCAAGCCACGACTTTTTCTTTCCGTGTTTTCCATGCTTATCATGATGATCATGGTCATCGTGCTTTGAAAAATATTTTTCATGTGGTGATCCGTTGTGGTTTTGTACTTGAACATCATGAGCGGGGCGAGACGAATTCACCTGCGTGGAACGCTCGATTATTTTGTCGAGCTCCCCTCTGTCGAGCCATACGCCCCTGCACTGTGGACAGTAGTCTATTTCAACACCACAGCGATCGGCCATAACCAACGTCACATTGCAATGCGGGCAGTTCACAAAGCCTCCTAACTTGTTAATTGTTGAGTGCGTTTGTACTATTTAGAGAACTCTTCCAGATACTTAAATTTTCCCGCAAAATCTTTCTGAATCAAGGTCATCATGGCACTAAATTGCAGTGCGTTGCTTGCCATCTCAGTCATCTCTTTGTCTAGATCGACAGAATCTTGACCGTGAACCATTTTGGGTTTGAACTCAGTTTCAATTTCGCCTTTAACCCCAGTGTATTTTTGACTTCCCATGTGATCTGGATCAGTTGTAGTAAGAGGGCTTCCCTTAGCGTGGTATGCGGCTTGGAGCTGACTTTCAAAATCTAGCGATTTATGCCGGTATGCTTGATTGTTAACATTGGCAATGTTTGACGAAATTATGTTTTGCTGCTGTAGACGAAGGTCTGCCACTTTTTGTAACAGTATGTTTCCGCCAGTGAATATATGCATACGCACCTCCGGAACATAAAATGCAAACGTCGTGCCAATCTGGCGACTGCCTACACACAGTCGACAACTCCTAAACTTAATCTACAGCCACATGACCAACAAAAAGCGTTGCTATTATGATTGCAGCACTTATTGAACTCATGTGAATACTTTTTGCAAATGGAACCAGCAATCCTTTTGACAACTTGAACTTAACAATCACGCCCAAAACACAGAGCAGCATTAGAAGCACAGCTCCGACTTCAGGGATGACTGACTTTTCACATCTTAGCGCGAACCAATGCCACAGTACAATGCCGACGCCAACCAAATTTAGATAGTAATGCAAGGGAAGAAAGAGTTTCTTTTGGTAGACGTCTGCTTTTACAAGATTATTATTAAAATTAACGTTCTTGGGCGAAATTCGAAGAAATAATCTCCGAAGAATGCTAAATGCTACGGTTGCGTTGGCCACAGAAAATACAATCGCCGCCACAACACCAGCTTCTTCACCACCTCTTTCCCTGTCCTCTGCGGCCTCATCATCATTTTTCCCATGGTCAGCTTCATGATAGCCATCCTTCTTATTTTTATGTCCATCATGATCGCGGTGATCATCCGCAAGGCAGATCGAACCTGCTGCCAACATCCCAAGCAGAACAATCAGGATAGTCGGAAGTAATCTGGCTGCAAACATTGCAATCACCCCCTCAAGCGATCAAGCGTCGTCTATTTGACGAGCAAATCGTATACCTTTTTAGTTTTCACCGCAGAATCTTCTCCTGCAAGCTTACCAATCCACTCAAAAGCAAAAGCCATTACAGCATCTCGGAGCAGCACCAATATCTCTTGGGCTTCGTAGGCAAACAATCCAATTCGACTTGTAAATCCTTTAATAGAGTCACCTTCTTTTAGGTCAATGCCGGTAGACCAGACATTGTAAACAATTATCTGATCATCCGAAACATAGCAGACTGTGTTCTTCTCAATTGTCCCTGAATGACCACCATCTATGCATATCGAAACATTTTTGGAATTCGAGCTTTGATCCTTCAACGGATCTACTTGACCTATCTTTGTCGATCCGAAATATATGGCAGCTGGGACTTTTTTTACGGTTTCTTGAAATTCAATAACATAATGTTTGCATGACGATTCCTCGGCAGCTTCTGCTTCAGGCGAGTAAATACACGTGCTGACGATAACTTGTAAAATACAAATGAGAATAAGTTTCACATTCTACTCCGAATTATTCTTGATGTCTTAGTTTACTACGTTCATTTTCTCTACTCATTATTTGAAAATCTGCAATCAAAATTTTCATTTTGCATTTGATAATCAAGCTCATCAATTTCAAGATCGATAACTCTTATCATTTTCCCTTTGCTCCAGCTCTCGTGACACTAGATGTTGAGAACAGCTGGATTCGGCGAGGTGAACGGAGACACAACTCCTGAAAATTTGTTACATTGAGCGAAAGTTTACAAGGATCTGGGATCATAGAAAACATGCTGTCTCAGTCATTCCGGCTGTCGTTAGCATTTCCCCCCATGATTTACCTACATGGAATGAAGCCGAAGAGAAGTGGTGCGGTGTCTTTATTGGTCCAATTCGTTAGAGTGCGAATGTTTTACCTTTTCTGCCTGTCGCTCAAGATGCAATTCAATCGTGCCAGCAAGGGCTCCAAATTCTCGTGTATAGCGCTCAAGCGCTGCAAGTACTGCGCTGATTCGTGTTGTTGGGCGTTCAGGTGGGCGACCTGGTGCTGGAGCTGATGTAAGATATCCACATGCTTTGCCATGGTCTGCTGTTGACCAGTCAAGATCGTTCCTTGGCTTTCCTGCGCTTGGCGTAGTTCCTGCTCCAACGTGACCAGGGTGTCCGTGAGAAGGCGTTCGATTTCTGTCATAGCTTACTCCAGCTTCACGGCTTGCTGTTTGCCAACGGTCCATCCCGTTTTGGGGGTCGTCTTCGGCGGCAGAATGATGAACCGCCCTTCCTGATTCTCCAGGAGCTTCAAGCCCCAAGTACGTTCGCTCAATTGTGCGGCGGTCGCTTCCAAGGCCGTTTTGTCTGCCCGTAGGTCCTGAATCTCGTTCTGCAAGGCCGTGGCCTTGCTCTGGAGCATTGCCAGCAGGCC is a genomic window containing:
- the flgB gene encoding flagellar basal body rod protein FlgB; amino-acid sequence: MHIFTGGNILLQKVADLRLQQQNIISSNIANVNNQAYRHKSLDFESQLQAAYHAKGSPLTTTDPDHMGSQKYTGVKGEIETEFKPKMVHGQDSVDLDKEMTEMASNALQFSAMMTLIQKDFAGKFKYLEEFSK
- a CDS encoding TFIIB-type zinc ribbon-containing protein is translated as MNCPHCNVTLVMADRCGVEIDYCPQCRGVWLDRGELDKIIERSTQVNSSRPAHDVQVQNHNGSPHEKYFSKHDDHDHHDKHGKHGKKKSWLGDILDF
- a CDS encoding cation diffusion facilitator family transporter produces the protein MLEIGRSQQRAIRISFAAGVIILLFKFVAYYATNSAALLSDALESIINVIASAFAMWSIHLAKTPPDANHPYGHGKVEYFSALLEGVLIIIAAGCILYTAFPKILEPEELTRLDYGLLVSVVASAMNLALGLFLIRQGRSTNSITLVADGKHVLTDVYTTAGVLIGLAVVLLTNWLWMDGLIACIVAINILWTGYGLARESVKGLMNEADHTLVKEICTLLNSNRRSEWISVHKLRAWRAGRFIHIDFHLVLPKQLSFEEAHSVVADLESLFGRKYDGVAEVMIRTDMCDYDFCSMCYYEKCKEVGAKTPQNPWDEQVLCSDFNK
- a CDS encoding heavy metal translocating P-type ATPase, with translation MIIWHTPRATEEDLSLDRKLTANLAILVLAAAACAGGLLAYQLGRTDWAKLAWTAGSAPVLVSLLVGMVTRLLRRDAGLDIIAFLSIGGALILGQHLAAAVIALMFASGQALEGYAETRARREMSALLSRAPRTATKYDTTNLVQVPISEVRVGDRLLVRPGEVVPVDGIVAAGTAVLDEAALTGEPLPIRREPGHSVQSGCINAAGPFDLVAATSAEESTFSGIVRLVEAAQRAKAPASRLADRYALLFVPMSIVVAAVAWLLSEDPIRALAVLVVATPCPLILAVPVAVVSGMSRCATRGVLIKGGGILERFAQARMLFFDKTGTLTQGQARLISIECGPNFSADEILRLAASLDQTSQHVLADAVVSHARARDLELTLPSEVDEKPGSGITGMVNGNLVVVGSHAYVRERVQMAAWTPHFIKRMGYEGATGVFVGINGKIAGAMLLADEIRPESARALRLLRKAGIERIVMLTGDCREVAEPIGEILGVDEVLAEQTPAGKLEAIKRSLKYGPTIMVGDGVNDAPALAVADVGVAMGARGAAASSEAAGIVLLIDRLDRVAEALHFAKRTRAIAVQSVLAGMGLSMIGMLVAALGFLPPIAGALFQEAIDVTVIVNALRVLRIPPLRRGQGVLEINEANRLRTEHVELASLIDRIRTSADSLSTAAIAKIRTDLVELDALLRERLLPHERQDEAKVYPAVAHIIGGEDPMAMMSRAHREIIRLSTLFHRMIKDLPPEGPDARLILEFQRVLYGLDAILRLHFAQEEETYHSLADTA